The DNA region AGTAAGTGAAGAGGAATTATCGGAAGATGACactttagaaaattatgaGAATTTTAAAACCGAAGAAAACGAAGCCAATATTGTTATGAATGAGAATAGTGTACTGGAAAAGAGTGGCGGCATTGATAAACCAACTAGTATGGAAAAAGCAGATACTGTTGAAAAAGATGAAGAGGAAATTAACAAGGACAATTCAGAAAACGAAGAGAATATTAAGGACGAGGCAAATGATACAAATGCTTTTAAAGATGAAACAACTCAATCAGAGAAAATGGATTATAAAGTAGACGATAGCGAATATTCTGTTGAAGTAAGTGAAGAAATAACAGAAGAAGATACTTTAGATCatgatgaaattattaaagccgaaggaaatgaaatgaatgctGCTATGGTTGAAACAAATGTATCAGAAGAGAATGAGGGTATTGATAAATCAACTAGTATCGAAAAAGCAGCTAATGTTGGAAGAGATAAAGATGAAATTAATGAGGACAATTCAGAACACAAAGAGACTTTTCAGGATGAGGCAAATGCTTCTAAAGATGAAGCAACTCAATCAGAGAAAACTGATCATAAGGGAAACGATAGCGAAAACACTGTCGAAGTCAGTGAAGAGGAATTGATAGAAGAAGAAGCCACTTtagaaaatgatgaaaattttaaagccGAAGAGAATGAAGCGATTGCTGCTATGGATGAGAACAATGTACCAGAAATGAAAGACAATATTGTTAAACCAAAGAGTATGGAAAAAGCAGATGCTGTTGAAATAAACGAAGAGGAAATTAATGAGGACAATACAGAAACTGATGAAAATATTAGTGACGACGCAAATGACACAAATGCTTCTAAAGATGAAGCAACTCAATCAGAGAAAATTGATCACAAAAGAAACGATAGCGAAGACTCTGTTGAAATAAGTGAAGAGGAAATAACGGAAGAAGAGACTTTAGATcatgatgaaaattttaaggcCGAAGAGAATGAACCGAATGCTGCTAAGAATGAGACAAACGTACCAGAAGAGAATGAGGTTATTGATAAATCAACTAGTATCCAAAAAACAGAAAATGTTAATGAGGATGAAGACGAAATTAATGAGGACAATTCAGAAGACGAAGAGACTATTCAGGAAGAGGCAAATGATGCAAACGCTTCTAAAGATGAAGCAACTCAATCAGAAAAAATTGATCTTAAAGGAAACGACAGCGAAGACACTGTTGAAGTAAGTGAAGAAGAATTAACAGAAgaaaacaatttagaaaatgaagaaaattttaaagccGAAGATAATGAAGCGAAGCCTGTTATGGATGAAAAAAATGCACCAGAAAAGAATGAGCTTATTGATAGATCAATGAGTATCGAAAGAACAGATACTGTTGAAATAGATCAAGAGGAAATTACTGAGGGCAATTCAGAAAACGATGGAAATATTAGTATCAAGTCAAATGATACAAACGCTTCTAAAGATGAGGCAACTCAATCAGAGAAAACTGATCATAAAGGAAACTATAGCGAAAACACTGTTGAAGGAAGTGAAGAGGAATTTACAGAAGAAGAagacaatttagaaaatggtGAAACTTTTAGAGCCGAAGAGAATGAAGCTAATGCTACTAcggatgataaaaatataccagAAAATAATGAGGGTATTGATAAATCAACTAGTATTGAAAAAGCGGATGCTGTTGAAAAAGATGAAGAGGACATTACTGAGGATAATTCAGAAAACGAAGAGAATGTTCAAGCCGAGACAAATGAATCAAACGCTTCTAAAGATGAAGCAACTCAATCAGAGACAATTGATCATAATGGAAACGACAGCGAAGACACTGTTGAAGTAAGTGAGGAGGAATTAACAGAAgaagacaatttagaatatgatgaaaattttaaagccGTGGAGAATGAAGCGAATGTTGCTATGaatgagaaaaatgtgttAGAAAAGAATGAGGGTAGTTATGCATCAAAGGATATCGAAAAAGCATATACTGCTGAATCGgatgaagaagaaattaatgaGGACAATTcagaaaatgatgaaaatattaatgacgAGGCAAATGAGACAATTGATTCTAAAGATGAAGCAACGCAATCAGAGAAAACTGATCACAAAGGAAACGATAGTAACGACACTGACGAAGTAAGTGAAGAGGAAATAACAGAAGATGAAGAAGACGTTTTCGAAAATGATAAAAGCCTTAAAGCAGATACTATTAAAGACAAGGCAGGAACATCTAAAGATGGGAAAAATAACCCggattataaagaaaatgataAAGAAAAAGAAGGGACTGTCAACGTAAATGAAAACAAAGTAGAAGAggacaatttagaaaatgagGAAATAAGTGATGACGAGAcggataatgaaaaataaaaaaagaaaaaggaaaacataaataattttttataataattacaaatacttATACATATAGTGTTTatattctgtattttatttattgaaataaaaatcatttatattatacaggAATTTTGGAAGGTACAAGCAATTTCATggcaatgttaaattaaaataatatttgaattaacgttaatatgtatatcttttttttgttataggaAGGGGTAGCTATAGTGTGAGTTCGAAACGTGAGGAGTGGTTCAAGAAATAGAGTGGTTGTACTAAAtaggtaataattatttattaactcagGTTTCTcgattataatgttttttgtacaaattataatataaataaaaaagtgttattCTTAAGTTTtgtgtattgtatttttaaaataaatttcaaaaattattttgaacaaatttattaaattttaattaatacatttatataaatgagtACAAacgaaaaaacataaaattgaaaatcttaATTTGTGGATTCTCCTGGGTGTAGCAATGCATTATGTGTCCACAAAGTTTgatgatatttaaaagatttgtaGCAGAATTTGCAGTCGTGGATTAGGTCCTCatcctgaaatattaaatacgatAAAATGAATAGTAACTGATACTAATTATATTAGTGACTAGCAACTttcgattttttcaaaaatttaacttcCAAACAAATAtgtcaacaataaattttacctttgattgtaattcattttcaatGGATTGTATCAATTTATGACAATGGATATAATAAGTATTTCGAAAACTTTTAGAGCAAGTGTCGCACTTAAATGAGTGTTTTTCTATGTGGACATCCGAAACATGCTCAGACAGCTCGCTTAATTCAGTATAGCGCTCAAAACATTGAACAAATGGGCAACCAAACGGTTTTATGCCTACAACAcaacatattaatatgtaaaaatattaagtttaatattacCTTGGTGGCGTCGAATATGAATCAAATATTGTCCCGAAAATGCAAAGGATTCATCGCAAATGCAACACTTGAAGGGGTTCTGTTGGTGTTGTTGTTGAATATGGCATTCGAGTTCTCTCATGGTGTCGAAGCCctataaaagtacaaaaggTTATTTgactgtaattaaaaaaacatttaaactgcTACACAATCTGTTATTCCAACCATAATGCAGTGTCTACAAACGCATTTACAATCAGCTTGATGCTCagtaatttcagtttttgtaGCGAATATCTGGGGGCATCCCACACATTGGTATCGTCTGATGAACTTCTGTTCAATACAGAGTGTAACCATTACCCCCTCCTCTAACATTATCATCACCTCATCTGCGAAAACAGGCTCATCAACGTCGTCGACACCATCACattcctaaaataattaaaaatcatattatacATTAGCCAGGATActctaattgattaaaataacaaattgctCACCACGCTGGTGACGACACTTTCAACATATAGTTTTAGACCGTGATGTCCCATCATGAGCTTATGGTAGTAAAGATCATGGTGTGAAACAAAATGCATTTTGCACACTTCACAGAGTATTACTTTTGGCAAACAAAATTCGTTCGAATGAGCGGTGCAAGGCTTTAGCCAATGGTATTCCGCCAACATATACATATCAAACCCCAACTGGCAGTCTACGCATTCGTAATTTTTCTCCGTGGTATGCGTGCGTTGGTGTCTTAATACTTCATCTTCTTCGGAAAACGTGCGATTGCAATACTGGCACTGAATTAACAACTCTGTTGTCATTTCAGTGATTATCTTGTCGGCACCGCAGATTGCCAAATGGTTTTGTCCTAATATTGACGATGAAAATAACTGTGGAAAGTTTAggttagataattaaaataatatgtacatat from Aethina tumida isolate Nest 87 chromosome 1, icAetTumi1.1, whole genome shotgun sequence includes:
- the LOC126266206 gene encoding uncharacterized protein DDB_G0290685-like; this translates as MLPVDTHNVYEIAGSDYNHPPFKLSDSDHYSTLARSEQNLRSRKRTKPPSIVDFKLFQNNDETESTVNLYISKSSSELLREKKPRISLNLTNLGKLKWSDRETKMKSNVEKEETDMNTVEDKQKMYHNDMTVGPIMPILLSPTPVEDTVNEKTKSIIAMNYDQSNNLNNEDIVQVHEKKINENINKQEAKIDDNHEKLNIKDKDDIVNMNERKISDDIEEIKGNLKDEYNSENTALTAEDNEAKTALENDENFKDAVNEPNAGVDEKNVPEKNGSIEKSTSIAKADTYEKDKKEINEDNSENEENVMDKANESNTSKDETTKSEKINNETTEVSEEELSEDDTLENYENFKTEENEANIVMNENSVLKKSGGIDKPTSMEKADTIEKDEEEINEDNSENKENIKDEANESNTSKDEITKSEKIDNETTEVSEEELSEDDTLENYENFKTEENEANIVMNENSVLEKSGGIDKPTSMEKADTVEKDEEEINKDNSENEENIKDEANDTNAFKDETTQSEKMDYKVDDSEYSVEVSEEITEEDTLDHDEIIKAEGNEMNAAMVETNVSEENEGIDKSTSIEKAANVGRDKDEINEDNSEHKETFQDEANASKDEATQSEKTDHKGNDSENTVEVSEEELIEEEATLENDENFKAEENEAIAAMDENNVPEMKDNIVKPKSMEKADAVEINEEEINEDNTETDENISDDANDTNASKDEATQSEKIDHKRNDSEDSVEISEEEITEEETLDHDENFKAEENEPNAAKNETNVPEENEVIDKSTSIQKTENVNEDEDEINEDNSEDEETIQEEANDANASKDEATQSEKIDLKGNDSEDTVEVSEEELTEENNLENEENFKAEDNEAKPVMDEKNAPEKNELIDRSMSIERTDTVEIDQEEITEGNSENDGNISIKSNDTNASKDEATQSEKTDHKGNYSENTVEGSEEEFTEEEDNLENGETFRAEENEANATTDDKNIPENNEGIDKSTSIEKADAVEKDEEDITEDNSENEENVQAETNESNASKDEATQSETIDHNGNDSEDTVEVSEEELTEEDNLEYDENFKAVENEANVAMNEKNVLEKNEGSYASKDIEKAYTAESDEEEINEDNSENDENINDEANETIDSKDEATQSEKTDHKGNDSNDTDEVSEEEITEDEEDVFENDKSLKADTIKDKAGTSKDGKNNPDYKENDKEKEGTVNVNENKVEEDNLENEEISDDETDNEK
- the LOC109595172 gene encoding zinc finger protein 160, which translates into the protein MSQEEDSAAHVSYRTATLMGIGTGGLNVYFLENEMKRARVETVNVIKERKESSNKNCKDCDVWNPVLRSKLRSGLCRLETTVWKCSGCAVLFSSSILGQNHLAICGADKIITEMTTELLIQCQYCNRTFSEEDEVLRHQRTHTTEKNYECVDCQLGFDMYMLAEYHWLKPCTAHSNEFCLPKVILCEVCKMHFVSHHDLYYHKLMMGHHGLKLYVESVVTSVECDGVDDVDEPVFADEVMIMLEEGVMVTLCIEQKFIRRYQCVGCPQIFATKTEITEHQADCKCVCRHCIMVGITDCGFDTMRELECHIQQQHQQNPFKCCICDESFAFSGQYLIHIRRHQGIKPFGCPFVQCFERYTELSELSEHVSDVHIEKHSFKCDTCSKSFRNTYYIHCHKLIQSIENELQSKDEDLIHDCKFCYKSFKYHQTLWTHNALLHPGESTN